A segment of the Mycobacterium intracellulare ATCC 13950 genome:
GAGGGCCGGGAAGTCGGGCGCCCCGCCCGCCGGCTTCGGGTATGTGTGCTCGGTCAAACGTCGTCTCCTGTGCCAGTCTCCAGGCCTGGGGACGACGACGCGCCGGCTGCGCGAGCGCCGCGGTACCACCCCGCTTGCCGCGCTCACGCGCGACCGCTCATCGAAGGCTGTGACGGGCCTACCCGTTCGGTTCTACTGAGCCGGAACGGCTGTTCTTCCGAAAGCTCCCCGGTGATGGCCGGATCGACGCCAATGGAACGATTCTACTGGCCCCGAACCTCGAGCACACCCACCCGCCACAGCGCCGCGTACACGTGGCGCAGCGGAATGCTGAGCAACCGGCAGGCCCCGTGGATCAGCGGGTCGCCGCCCGGGCCGAAGAGCGGGAAGTCGCTGCGGCGCGGCTCTTCCACGGGCTCGGGGACGTGGATTTCGGGGACGTCGCGTACCACCCTCAGGGTGCGGGCGGGCGCGACGGTGACGACGTCGTCGTAGAGAGCTGCGGTCATGATCGACTCCTAGAGGAGAATTCCAACGGGGACCAAAAAAGGACTGACGTGTCCCGTCCCGGGTGGGTTCCGATCTCAGAACGCTTGGCGGATAAGCACTTAGCGTGTGCGACGCCTCAGCCGAGGAGGTCGCGCCGGAGAACGGATCGGGACGAAACAGGGTTCGGACTTCGATCCGGACTATCGCAAGAACTCATGTGTCCCTCACCTCCTCGCGGTCGCGACGCATGCGGGGTCGCATGCGATCTAGGCGCAGCAAAAGGAGCAGAATCCGACGACCGCCGGAGATCCGCACCCCTCTCGTCAGAGCTTCGGCACCACACGACGTGTCCTGGCCTGGAAAAACCAAACCGGAAGCCACCTGGGCTCAACCCTTAAGCCGGGAGGAGCTGTCCTGACCCGGGGCGTCTTTCGACGTTCGGGGTCAGTGGCCTGTATTCGTGTAGACGCCTCACCTAACGAGGTGCTTACCCGACCGATAATGCACGAGCGGTCTGACGCGGTCAAATCCCTGGACAGCGTGTCCGCGATTCGTTACCGACCGGACCGCGATCACTTCTCGACCAGGCCGTCGAGCCGGCCGATCGTGTCGATGAATTCCTCGACCATGTCCAGCACCACCGAGCGCGTCGGGCGGACCCGATCGAGCGAGCCCACCACCTGCCCGACGAAGTAAGTCGCCAGCTCACGCGCCCTGGCACCGTCGTGGGCGGCGGCGGAATTGATGCGCAGCTGCGGCTCGGTGATCAGCGCGGTCTGCAACGGCATGCCCAGCGGGTCGGGGTTCTCCGGCCGGTCCCACTCCTCGGTCCAGGCGGTGCGCAGCATGCGCGCCGGCTTGCCGGTCATCGAGCGCGACCGCACCGTGTCCGAGGACGTGGCGGCCAGGAACTTCTCCTTGACCACGGGCACCGTCTCGGCTTCCTCGGTGGTCAGCCACACCGACCCGCACCACACGCCCTCGGCGCCCAGCGCCAGCGCCGCCGCGATCTGGCGGCCGCGGGCGATCCCCCCGGCGGCGAGCACCGGCACCGGGGCCACGGCGTCGACGACCTCCGGCACCAGCACCATCGTCGCCACCTCGCCGGTGTGGCCGCCCGCCTCGGTGCCCTGCGCGACGATCAGGTCGACGCCGGCGGCGGCGTGCCGCTGGGCGTGGCGGGTGGTGCCGGCCAGCGCGGCCACCAGCACGCCGGCGGCGTGGGCGCGTTCGACGAGGTCCGACGGGGGTGGGCCGAGCGCGCTGGCGATCAGCCGGATGTCGTGGTCGAAGGCCACGTCGAGCAGCGGCTGGTAGCTCTTGGGCGAGATGTTCAAACCGCCCACGGACGGGCGGGCGTCCCCGGCGGGCGCCGTCACGCCGTAGCGGGCCAGCAGGTCGTCGACGAACGCGCGATGCTCCTCGGGCAGCAGGGTCCGGGCCTGGTCGGTGTCGATCCCGCCCTGCTCGGCGCCGACGTATTTGGGCGGCAGCAGCAGGTCGACCCCGTAGGGCTTGCCGCCGGTCTGCTGCTCGATCCAGGTCAGCTCGCTGCGCAGTCGCGCCGGGCTGTGCGCGGTGGCGCCCAGGATGCCGAATCCGCCCGCGTTGGTCACCGCGGCCACCACGTCGCGGCAATGGCTGAAGGCGCAGATCGGGAATTCGACACCGAGCATCTCGGCGACCCTGGTTCTCATTGCCCGACGCTAAGAGTTCCCGCTTGAGAAGTCAATCGCTTACGGCCCTGTGCAATTCGCGCCGCCGGCTCAACCCTTGGGCCCGGGCGGCCGGCCGTCCGGAGGCCAGCTCGATACGCCGTCCTCAAGCGGCACCTCAAGGCTCTGCAGGATGGAGGAGACCATGCGCCACGCGCCGATGACCGTGACCAGCTCGACGAGAACCGTTGTGTCGCCGTCGAATTCGCGCTCGCAGGCCGCCCAGCTCGCGGCGCTGACCGCGCCGTCGCGCACCACGTCGTCGGTCGCCGCCAGCACCGCCCGCTCGGCGGGCCCAAACCCGGCGTAGTTCCGCCAATCTCGCACGCCGAGCAGGTCGTCACCCGGGACGCCGAGCCGGGACGCGACGCGCCAATGCTGCGTCCACTCGTAGTCGCACGCGGTCAGCCAGCCGATCCGCATGATCGCCAACTCGCGCAACCGCGCGTCGAGGGCGCCGTGCCAGAGCATGGTGGCGAGCAGGTCGTTGATGGCGCGCGCCAGCGGCGGATGGTTGAGCAGCACTTGGAAGATGCTCAGTTCGGCCATATAGTTGGGGACGGCCGCTTCGTCGGCGGCGGCTTTGGCTTCGTCCAGTGGCAGTTTGGGCAGGCGCGCTGTTGTCATCGGATGAGCACTCCTCTCCGGCGGCGGGACCGTCGCGTTCTACGGTCATGGTAGTCAGCGGGAGGCGTGGCGACGACGACTTCGGACACGGCGGCGAAATACGCTGCAGGCCAAAATATTTCAGAGCAGACCGAGCAACCGCAGGTCGGTCACGTATTTGACGATCACCGCCGCGGTGATGTGCGGGATGTCGTTATCGGGGCCGATTTTGGCTTCCTGCACCGCGGCGCGGAACCGTTCGGTCGGTCCCAGGCAGCCGCGCGCCGGGTCCGCCGGCGGCACGTGTTGGGCGTTGCGCAACTGCAGTAGCTGCAGCACCGACTGGTGGCGCTGGCGTTCCGGCAGGGCGTGCAGCGCGGTCTCCATCCGGTGCAGCCACTCCCCGAAGTCGTCGACCCGCTCGATCGGATAGCCGGCCTCGATGACCCAGTCGACGTACTCGTCGAGCCCGATGCCGTCGTCGTGCGGGTTCATCACGTGATAGGTCTCGAACCCTGCGGCGGAATCGCGGCCCACCTGGGCGCCCAGCGTGGTGATCGACTCGGCGACGAACTCGACCGGCAGGGCGTCGAAGTGCGCGCGTTGCCGGTTGCCGCGGGCGTCGAGCTGGTAGAACGAGCGCGGCGCGACGCCGCTGGCGACGACGCTGAACAGCAACCGGGTGAACATGTCGGACAGGTTGAGCTGGCCGGCGTAGGTGGTGTCGGCCAGGATCATGTCGCAGCGGAACACGCCGACGGGCAGCGCGCACAGGTCGTGGGCCTCGCGCAGCAGCACCTCGCCGGCCCACTTGCTGTTGCCGTAGCCGTTGCCGTAGCTGCCGTCGATCGTGCGGATCGGGCCGGCGACGCGGACGTCGGCGTCCTCGGTGAACGCGGCCGGCTCGATCTGGTCGCCGACGTTGGCGGTCGAGACATACGTGTACGGCTTGAGTTTGGTGGTCAGCGCGAGCCGGATCAGCTCGGCGGTGCCGGCGACGTTGGGGGCGAACAGCTCGCTGTAGGGCAGCACGCCGTTGACCACCGCCGCGGAGTCGACGATGAGGTCGACGGTGTCGGCCAGCCGCTGCCAGGTCTGTTCGTCCAGGCCGAGATTGGTGCGGCCCTTGTCGCCGGCGATGACCTCGAGGTGGTCGGCGGCGAGCTCGTCGAAATACCGCCGCAAAGCGGGGTCCCCTGCAAACCCGGGGGGGTCGAAGGTCCTCTGCAGCCGGCGCCGCGCATCCTCGTCGGAGGTGGCCCGCACCAGGCAGATCAGCTTGCCGTCGGCCAGTTCCAACCGTTCCAGCCATTGCAGCACCAGGTAGCGACCCAAAAAGCCGGTGGCCCCGGTCAGTAGCACCGTGCGCACCTCGGCGCTCGGCCCCGGCAGCGACGGCGCGGCGG
Coding sequences within it:
- a CDS encoding Rv1535 family protein, with protein sequence MTAALYDDVVTVAPARTLRVVRDVPEIHVPEPVEEPRRSDFPLFGPGGDPLIHGACRLLSIPLRHVYAALWRVGVLEVRGQ
- a CDS encoding NAD(P)H-dependent flavin oxidoreductase, with protein sequence MRTRVAEMLGVEFPICAFSHCRDVVAAVTNAGGFGILGATAHSPARLRSELTWIEQQTGGKPYGVDLLLPPKYVGAEQGGIDTDQARTLLPEEHRAFVDDLLARYGVTAPAGDARPSVGGLNISPKSYQPLLDVAFDHDIRLIASALGPPPSDLVERAHAAGVLVAALAGTTRHAQRHAAAGVDLIVAQGTEAGGHTGEVATMVLVPEVVDAVAPVPVLAAGGIARGRQIAAALALGAEGVWCGSVWLTTEEAETVPVVKEKFLAATSSDTVRSRSMTGKPARMLRTAWTEEWDRPENPDPLGMPLQTALITEPQLRINSAAAHDGARARELATYFVGQVVGSLDRVRPTRSVVLDMVEEFIDTIGRLDGLVEK
- a CDS encoding carboxymuconolactone decarboxylase family protein → MTTARLPKLPLDEAKAAADEAAVPNYMAELSIFQVLLNHPPLARAINDLLATMLWHGALDARLRELAIMRIGWLTACDYEWTQHWRVASRLGVPGDDLLGVRDWRNYAGFGPAERAVLAATDDVVRDGAVSAASWAACEREFDGDTTVLVELVTVIGAWRMVSSILQSLEVPLEDGVSSWPPDGRPPGPKG